In bacterium, a genomic segment contains:
- a CDS encoding carbonic anhydrase, whose translation MRKLIAGIHRFQKQHWSVNRELYLRLAEHGQSPEALFITCSDARVAPVTITHAEPGDLFIVRNMGNFILPYTENPLEGTGVAAAVEYAVEHLQVRDIIVCGHSDCGAMKALYKDRGEFASTPHIGQWLRHGDRTMAVVAANYPELSREERYEITAEENVLLQMENLRTYPVVRKSAREGRLHLHAWFFEIGTGVVFRYSPDREQFEPIREEE comes from the coding sequence ATGCGGAAGCTGATCGCGGGGATCCACCGGTTCCAGAAGCAGCACTGGAGCGTGAACCGGGAGCTGTACCTGCGGCTCGCGGAGCACGGGCAATCCCCCGAGGCGCTCTTCATCACCTGCTCCGACGCCCGGGTGGCTCCCGTGACGATCACCCACGCGGAGCCGGGGGACCTCTTCATCGTTCGGAACATGGGGAACTTCATCCTGCCGTATACGGAGAATCCCCTGGAGGGTACCGGCGTAGCGGCGGCGGTGGAGTACGCCGTGGAGCACCTGCAGGTGCGGGACATCATCGTCTGCGGGCACTCCGACTGCGGGGCGATGAAGGCGCTCTACAAGGACCGGGGAGAGTTCGCCTCCACCCCCCATATCGGGCAGTGGCTGCGGCACGGGGACCGGACGATGGCGGTGGTCGCGGCGAACTACCCGGAGCTGTCGCGCGAGGAACGGTACGAGATCACCGCCGAGGAGAACGTCCTCCTCCAGATGGAGAACCTGCGGACCTACCCCGTCGTCAGGAAGTCGGCGAGGGAAGGGCGCCTCCACCTCCACGCCTGGTTCTTCGAGATCGGCACGGGGGTGGTGTTCCGCTACTCCCCCGACCGCGAGCAGTTCGAGCCGATCCGGGAAGAAGAGTAG
- a CDS encoding c-type cytochrome has protein sequence MTKKIAFWIFLIGTLSSAAVFLWATYDTHRQVGALANVDQLSDQVVAGKRAFQKYNCNNCHTILGFGGYYAPDLTRVVQRVGEEGIRYRVKSPELAFANSTRKMPQQNLSDREIDDLVAFFRWVGEINNNDWPPQDSKKRLSRGEQMMVAKVGVSPGAAVFQTKGCMNCHALHGTGGTFGPALDHAGRGKTIEQIEHYIRNPKEVNPKAQMPPQKDNLTERELEEVARFLATLK, from the coding sequence ATGACCAAGAAGATCGCCTTCTGGATTTTCCTGATCGGCACGTTATCCTCGGCGGCCGTTTTCCTCTGGGCCACCTACGACACCCACCGCCAGGTGGGGGCGCTGGCGAACGTGGACCAGCTGTCCGACCAGGTCGTGGCCGGGAAACGGGCGTTCCAGAAGTACAACTGCAACAACTGCCACACGATCCTGGGCTTCGGCGGCTACTACGCGCCGGACCTGACGAGGGTGGTCCAGCGGGTCGGCGAGGAGGGAATCCGGTACCGGGTGAAGTCGCCCGAGCTGGCGTTCGCCAACTCCACCCGAAAGATGCCGCAGCAGAACCTCTCCGACCGGGAGATCGACGACCTCGTCGCCTTCTTCCGGTGGGTCGGGGAGATCAACAACAACGACTGGCCGCCGCAGGACAGTAAGAAGCGCCTCTCCCGGGGCGAGCAGATGATGGTCGCGAAGGTGGGGGTGTCGCCCGGGGCCGCCGTCTTCCAGACGAAGGGGTGCATGAACTGCCACGCACTCCACGGCACCGGCGGGACGTTCGGCCCCGCCCTCGACCACGCGGGCCGCGGGAAGACGATCGAGCAGATCGAGCATTACATCCGGAACCCGAAGGAGGTTAACCCCAAGGCCCAGATGCCGCCGCAGAAAGACAACCTCACCGAACGGGAACTGGAAGAGGTCGCCAGGTTCCTCGCGACCCTGAAATAA